The sequence GCCGAAGTGGTCCAGATATCCTATGATCCTGATCTGATCTCCTATGACGCGCTTTTAGCTGTTTTTTTCCGGCAGATTGACCCCACAGACAAAGACGGTTCATTTATGGACCGGGGCAGCCAGTACCGGTCAGCCATATTTTACCACACCCGGGAACAAAAACAGCAGGCCCTTGATATGATCCAAAAGATCAATGATGCAAAAATATTTAAGTCCCCTGTGGTCACCGAAGTGGTAGAGGCATCTCAATTTTTCCCTGCCGAAACCTACCACCAGGACTACCACAAAAAAAATCCGGCCCAGTATAAATACTACCAGACGGGTTCAGGCCGCCAAGGATTTATTACCAGGGTCTGGGATGCAATTGATAATAAAATCTTTGAACCTTGAATTTATGCTCGATCATCAAGTTTTTAGGGGATTTGTTCAAATTCAAGGCGGAAACAATTTTTAACCGGAGGAATATACAACATATTTTGAGGATTAAAAATTTTTTCCAACGCCGAAGTTGGGCAAATTAACAAAAACTGGATCATCGACAGGCTGTTACGGAATAGATAATTTTTTCAAGTTCAAGGCGGAAAATCAATTTGACCGCAGGCATACATGAAGTATTCTGAGGATCAAATTTATTTTTCCAACGAAGAAATTGGGAAAATTAGCATTTTGTAACAGCCTGTCGAGTTACAGGAGAAACCCTTTCTGCTGTAGATACATCACCACCTTTACGAGCAACGGAATGACAATAAAAAGGGTGAATATTCTCACCAAATGAAAAAAGGCCACAAAGGAACCGTTATGATTTTCGGATTGGGCTAAAATGGCCATGCCCGTCATCCCCCCCGGAGAAAAACCGAACAGGGCCGTACCAAAATCCACAAGCCCAAGCTTGTTTGCCAGAAGCGCCATGCACACGGCCACCGTCAAAAGAATAATGGTGCTCAAAATTGCCATGGGCATTATCTTGACCCCCAAAGTCAAAAGAGAGCGGTCAACGGAGACCCCAAGGGTGATGCCCAAAATGATTTGTATGCCTGTGCGCACAGATGACGGCAGCGCAATCCCTTTAGGTAAAAACAAAACCGTAATCCCAGTGAACACCATAGACCCGACAACGGCCCCACCGGGAACATTAAAACGTTGTGCCAAAAGGCCCCCAATAATTCCTACAACAATAACCAGTAAATATCTTTCCATAACTTTTATCCTGCTAAAATCATATTTGAAATTTTTCCATACCTATATCATGCGTGAGGCTAACTCAAGTTATTGAACATGGCAACAGCAATTCTAAATATGAATCTTTTTAGGTAAAAAACTCGCACAAAGACACTAAGACACAAAGATTTTGATTCGACTTTGTGAATCTTTGTGACTTTGAGGCTTTGTGTGAGAATAAAATTAGATTTGCTGACAAGGCAAAGTTCAAAAATCCCATCTGGAAAAACAAAAAAGTTTGCGTTGACCATGGCCTTATATCTGGATGCCGTACTTTTTAACCAGGGAGTAAAAATGGGATTTGGACAGGCCGGACAGGGTGAGGATGCGTTTGACATCCCCGTTGGTGGCGGCAATGATCTGTTCCAGGTAATGCCGCTCCATCTTCTGTTTCCATGCCTTGAACCCGGGGATGTTACCCTGAAAAGAGAAGGCAGGGTCAATGGGCTCGTTTTCAAGCACCTGGGACAACTGAACCTTTTCAATGGATGCCCGGGTCACCTGGATTCTGACTTCACCGGGCAGGTGCATGGTGTAAAGGGTGGCTTCGCTGCCCGAGGCAACAAATGCGGTTTCAAGCACATTAAACAGTTCTCTGACGTTACCGGGCCAGGGATAAGCATTCAGGATATCAAAAAATCCCTGCTCAATTTTTTTGGGCGGCAGGTTATTTTCCCTGCAAAGTTGACTGACTTTAAACCGGGTCAATGCCTCAATGTCCTGACCCCGTCGGCGCAAAGGCGGCAGGGGCAGATGGATGGTACGAAGGCGGTATAGCAGATCCCGGCGAAAGGTACCGTCTTCCACCATAGCGTCCAGGTCCCGGTTGGTGGCGGCCATAAGGCGAAAGTCGCTGGTGATTTCATTGGCATCCCCCAATGGACGAAACCGTTTCTCCTGGAGTATGCGCAGAAAGGATTTCTGGGCCGACAGGGGCATCTCCCCCACCTCATCCAGGAACAAGGTCCCTTGGTCCGCCAATTTTACAAGGCCGTCCCGGCGCTCCACCGCCCCGGTGAATGCCCCCTTCCGATGGCCGAACAGGGTGCTTTCCATCAGACTTTCGGTTAGAAAGGCACAGTCCACCACAATAAAGCCTTTGTCTCTTCTCAGGCTGTTGGTATGGATGGTCTGGGCGAACAGCTCCTTGCCGGTCCCGGTCTCCCCCGTAATCAGCACAGGTGCGTTGGACGCAGCCCCCTGGGCCACGATCTCAAAACACTTTTGCATGGGGGCGGACCGGCCTACAATCCGGTCCAAATCCAGGGTAACGGCCTGCTGCCGGCTCTGTTTTTCCTGCCGGTATTTCAATGCCCGGACGAGACTGGCCCGGGTCTCCTTTATGGAGGTGGGCTTGACAATATAGTCCCAGACCCCTTCGGTGATGGCGGTTTCGGCCCCGGCCGGATCGCCCAGGCCCGTGATGATAAATATTTCAGGACTGGATTTGGATGCCTCCTTGATCCGGGACAACGCCTCAAGCCCGTTGCCGTCGGGAAGGCCTACGTCCAGCAACAGGATATCTACGGTCTGCTCTTCAAGCATCCGGATGCCCTGTTCCAGGGTGCCTGCGGCCAGAAAATCATGTCCCATGCGACGCACCAGGCTTTCCATGGTGCCGCAAAAATTATCGTCGTCATCTATGATTAAAATCAATGCCATGGCTGCCTCAATGGGATTTTTCCGGGGCGCAGAGCACCTCGTTGATGCCCCGGGATAGAATCCCTTTGTCATAGGGTTTTACAATGAATGCCTTGATATTGGACGATTCCTGCCGACTGAACTCCACATTTCGTCCCGACACCATAATCACAGGCAGGTTGGGCAGAATCCGGGCCAGTTGCCGGGCCAGTTCCAGGCCGGATATTTTCGGCATATCATAGTCGGTGATGACCAGGTCAAAGCCCGACGGGTTTTGCCGGATCAGTTCCAGGGCCTGGCTTGCACTGTCTGCGGCGGTCACCAGATAGCCCAGCTTTTCAATAATCCGCGGCACACTTTGCCGCTGTTCCGGGTCATCCTCCACAAAAAGAATGGTACCCTGGCCCAGACAGACATTATTTTCTGCCGGTCGCTCATCCTCCGCCACCTGATCCAAACGGGGCAAAAGCACCGTAAAACACGTCAGGTCATAGGCCTTGCTGGTCAGTGAAATGGCCCCGTTATGGCCCTTGACAATACCGTGGACCATGGAAAGCCCCAGGCCTGATCCAAAATTTTTACCCTTGGTGGAGAAAAAAGGGTCAAACACCTTATCCAGGATTTCAGGATCAATGCCGGGACCGTTGTCCGAGACGGTCAGTTCAACATAATGGCCCGGCGGCAGATTAAAGGGATCATCATTTTCCGGATCAAGGCCGGTTAAAACCCGTTCATCCAATTTCACTTCAATGCGGCCGTTTTTTCCTCCTAAGGCCTGGAAGGCGTTGGTACACAGGTTCATCACCACCTGGTGGATCTGGATGGCATCCCCCCGGCACATGAATTTGCCCTGGGCCATGTTTTTTACCACCTTGATGTTACCGGGAAACGATGTCTCGACCAGGGCCATGGCGTCTTTGACGACCCGGGCCAGATCCAGTTTTTTGAACCGGACATGGCCGGGCCGGCTGAAGGTGAGAATCTGTTTAACCAGCTCCGCCCCCCTTCTACCTGCCGAAAGAACCCGTTCCAGATCCTGGCGGGTCAGGGAATCTTCAGGGACATCGTCGATGGCAAGTTCGGTGGAGTTGATAATGGAGGTCAGGATATTGTTAAAATCATGGGCAATACCCCCGGAAAGAATCCCCAATGCCTCCATTTTCTGGGTTTGGGCCAGCTGTTTTTCCAGTTTGATTTTTTTAGTGATATCCTCGGCCGTGCTCAGCACCCCTGCCACCCGATTTTTTTTATCAAGCAGTGGTACTTTGTTGATCTCCAGCCACACCTGTTCCTGGTCGCTGCGCTGGATTTTCAGCAGCCGGGCATGGAACGGGGTGGCGGTTTCAAGCACTTCACGGCCCAGTTTCCTGGACTCTTCGGCGGTGTAGGCCAGGTCCGGCACCGATGAAATATCCTGGTTAATGATGTCGGCTTTGTTCCGGATTTTAAAAAATTTGAGAAATGAGAGGTTCACATCCACCAGGTTGAGGTTCACATCCTGCCAGAAGACTATGTGGGGGATATTATCCAGGATCAGCTGGAGCTGCATCTTGGATTTTTCCATGGCCTGGTTGGCCCTTTTTTTCTGGGCCATGCTGACGCCCAGAAGAACCACCATACAGGCCAGGACAAAGAGCCCTGAAATAATCAGCCAGAAAATCCCTCGGTTGAGCCGGTAAAAATCATAGGGCTCATTAATGATTCTGCTGCCCGCAGGCAGCAAAGACATGTCCACGCCCAAACGCTTGAGTACGTTATGGTCAAAAATATAGGCGTGGCCTTCGGCTGTTTTCACCGGAATCAGGGCCGGATCTTCTCCATCCAGAATACGCAGGGCCAGCCGGGCAGCAGCCTTTCCCTGCGCCAGGCCCGAGGCCAGCTTGCCCCCCACAATGCCGGTTCCCATGAGAAACTCCCAGGAAGAGTACACAGGCCGGTTTGTGGCCCGGCAGATCATGGCGGCAATCTCCTGGATGCTGTAAAGGTTACCGTCCCCCTGTTCGGCGCCGCCCGGCACAATGTAGAGCAGGGTGTCCCGGGACAGGCCTGTCAGGTAATCCGGCGTGCCGGTTTTAAGCGCCTGGAGCTGAAATCCGGTCTTGAAGGTAAAGGCGTAGTCAATTTTCTCCTGTTCGATGGTCTGGCGGATTTCATTGATAATGGCCCGGGAGGTAACGCTGTTGCTGCCGATGATCACCATCTTCCGGGCGTTGGGGTGCAAACGGCGGATGATATCCATGTTTTCCTTAAAGGCCACGGTCTCTGCAATCCCGGTGATGGCGGGCTGCCCCTCTATCATGGAAGGGGTGTAGTTGTTGATGCCGCAAAATACAATGGGCACCCCGGCAAATAAACGGGAGCGGTACTTCAGGGCAAAGGCCAGGGCATTGTTGTCCGAGGTGATAATGACATCAAACCGGTCCCGGGCAAATTTGGCCTTAAAAAAGTCGAACAAGATCGTTTGCATCTGTTCATTTTCATACCGCTTGGCATCCAGGTACTCCATCTGAAAATTCAGGCTCTGGCTCTCTACGGGAAGCACCGAGCGGATTCCTTCAAGAATATTGTCCGACCAGGCATACCCGTTGTTGTAAGAGTTCAGGTAAAGAATCCGCTGGCTTCTGCGTCCGGCGGATTCCTGTGCTCCGGCACAACAGACAGTAGTGAACGCCAGCAGCCACATGGCGGCAATATATATGTAGTGTCTGGACGAAAACCTGAAAATTTTGTCGCGTACAAGGCGGACGGAAATTTTAACCGCAGGTATATATAGAATATTCCGAGGATTAAAATTTCCGCCCAACGAAGTAATCGGCAACATTTGCGGTTTTCGGTCGGGCGCTATGTAACATCTGGTCATAAAGGGGACATCCCGATTTAAAACTTGGGTTAATGCAGAAATTTTATAATACCTGAAAATTTAGGTTTTTGGCAATGACCGATGCTTGCTTTTCAGAAGGATGGTCAAGACTAACAATCGTCCGAATTTTTGAATTTAGCAACTGGGGCTTTCATTTTTGACATAGTCTTTAGTAAAAATTTAAAAGAAATGCCACCCAAGCCTTTCCATGTGTAGCTGCGTCTCTGGCTTTTGCGGTTAAGCCATTTAAATAATATTCGTGTCACATGGTATAGATAGGCAATACATTTTTCC comes from uncultured Desulfobacter sp. and encodes:
- the msrA gene encoding peptide-methionine (S)-S-oxide reductase MsrA, with product MKETATATFAGGCFWCIASAFDGTKGVEKIVSGYMGGDVDNPSYELVCTGQTGHAEVVQISYDPDLISYDALLAVFFRQIDPTDKDGSFMDRGSQYRSAIFYHTREQKQQALDMIQKINDAKIFKSPVVTEVVEASQFFPAETYHQDYHKKNPAQYKYYQTGSGRQGFITRVWDAIDNKIFEP
- a CDS encoding AbrB family transcriptional regulator — its product is MERYLLVIVVGIIGGLLAQRFNVPGGAVVGSMVFTGITVLFLPKGIALPSSVRTGIQIILGITLGVSVDRSLLTLGVKIMPMAILSTIILLTVAVCMALLANKLGLVDFGTALFGFSPGGMTGMAILAQSENHNGSFVAFFHLVRIFTLFIVIPLLVKVVMYLQQKGFLL
- a CDS encoding sigma-54 dependent transcriptional regulator; amino-acid sequence: MTKGFYPGASTRCSAPRKNPIEAAMALILIIDDDDNFCGTMESLVRRMGHDFLAAGTLEQGIRMLEEQTVDILLLDVGLPDGNGLEALSRIKEASKSSPEIFIITGLGDPAGAETAITEGVWDYIVKPTSIKETRASLVRALKYRQEKQSRQQAVTLDLDRIVGRSAPMQKCFEIVAQGAASNAPVLITGETGTGKELFAQTIHTNSLRRDKGFIVVDCAFLTESLMESTLFGHRKGAFTGAVERRDGLVKLADQGTLFLDEVGEMPLSAQKSFLRILQEKRFRPLGDANEITSDFRLMAATNRDLDAMVEDGTFRRDLLYRLRTIHLPLPPLRRRGQDIEALTRFKVSQLCRENNLPPKKIEQGFFDILNAYPWPGNVRELFNVLETAFVASGSEATLYTMHLPGEVRIQVTRASIEKVQLSQVLENEPIDPAFSFQGNIPGFKAWKQKMERHYLEQIIAATNGDVKRILTLSGLSKSHFYSLVKKYGIQI
- a CDS encoding ATP-binding protein, which encodes MLPITSLGGNFNPRNILYIPAVKISVRLVRDKIFRFSSRHYIYIAAMWLLAFTTVCCAGAQESAGRRSQRILYLNSYNNGYAWSDNILEGIRSVLPVESQSLNFQMEYLDAKRYENEQMQTILFDFFKAKFARDRFDVIITSDNNALAFALKYRSRLFAGVPIVFCGINNYTPSMIEGQPAITGIAETVAFKENMDIIRRLHPNARKMVIIGSNSVTSRAIINEIRQTIEQEKIDYAFTFKTGFQLQALKTGTPDYLTGLSRDTLLYIVPGGAEQGDGNLYSIQEIAAMICRATNRPVYSSWEFLMGTGIVGGKLASGLAQGKAAARLALRILDGEDPALIPVKTAEGHAYIFDHNVLKRLGVDMSLLPAGSRIINEPYDFYRLNRGIFWLIISGLFVLACMVVLLGVSMAQKKRANQAMEKSKMQLQLILDNIPHIVFWQDVNLNLVDVNLSFLKFFKIRNKADIINQDISSVPDLAYTAEESRKLGREVLETATPFHARLLKIQRSDQEQVWLEINKVPLLDKKNRVAGVLSTAEDITKKIKLEKQLAQTQKMEALGILSGGIAHDFNNILTSIINSTELAIDDVPEDSLTRQDLERVLSAGRRGAELVKQILTFSRPGHVRFKKLDLARVVKDAMALVETSFPGNIKVVKNMAQGKFMCRGDAIQIHQVVMNLCTNAFQALGGKNGRIEVKLDERVLTGLDPENDDPFNLPPGHYVELTVSDNGPGIDPEILDKVFDPFFSTKGKNFGSGLGLSMVHGIVKGHNGAISLTSKAYDLTCFTVLLPRLDQVAEDERPAENNVCLGQGTILFVEDDPEQRQSVPRIIEKLGYLVTAADSASQALELIRQNPSGFDLVITDYDMPKISGLELARQLARILPNLPVIMVSGRNVEFSRQESSNIKAFIVKPYDKGILSRGINEVLCAPEKSH